The Argopecten irradians isolate NY chromosome 4, Ai_NY, whole genome shotgun sequence genome has a window encoding:
- the LOC138321063 gene encoding uridine phosphorylase 1-like, which yields MDTVIGTKTTDGPVRVPNPHIKSLGVDHLYHIALDTSDIDKLETIFGDVKFVCFGGQPSRMEGFVKYINKELGIDVNCHCPQNYAAGTDRYCVYKAGPVLSVSHGIGVPSLSIVFNEVLKLMHYAKCRDVTFFRIGTCGGIGLEPGSVVLTEKAVDGEFSNFYKMFILGKKVERPAIVDEGLVRELEACAREDDDFRTVRGTTLCTEDFYECQARLDGAFCDFNEEDKMAFMKKLKENNICNIEMESLGFLALCRHAGIKGAVACVTLLDRLEEDYISVDIPKLKQWQTRAQVLILRFIKKKLGMECS from the exons ATGGATACGGTTATAGGCACTAAGACAACGGATGG ACCCGTGAGGGTGCCGAACCCACACATCAAGTCCCTCGGCGTGGATCATCTCTATCACATCGCCCTGGACACCTCCGACATCGACAAACTCGAGACTATCTTTGGGGATGTCAAG ttCGTTTGTTTTGGGGGCCAACCGTCACGGATGGAAGGATTCGTGAAGTACATCAACAAGGAGCTAGGGATTGACGTTAATTGTCACTGTCCACAGAACTACGCGGCTGGGACTGACCGCTACTGTGTATACAAGGCAGGACCGGTCCTGTCAGTCAGC CATGGGATTGGGGTCCCTTCCCTTTCAATTGTATTCAACGAGGTTCTCAAACTCATGCATTATGCCAAATGTCGTGATGTCACGTTCTTCAGGATAGGAACTTGTGGTGGAATCG GTCTTGAACCAGGGAGTGTGGTTCTGACAGAGAAGGCAGTGGATGGAGAATTTTCAAATTTCTACAAAATG TTTATCCTTGGGAAGAAGGTCGAGAGGCCAGCCATTGTTGACGAGGGTTTAGTCCGGGAGCTAGAGGCGTGTGCTCGGGAGGACGACGACTTCCGTACTGTTAGGGGAACCACGCTCTGTACAGAAGACTTCTACGAAT GTCAGGCTCGACTTGACGGTGCTTTCTGTGATTTTAATGAAGAAGATAAGATGGCATTTATGAAAAAgttgaaagaaaataatatctgCAACATCGAAATGGAATCACTAGGTTTCCTGGCCTTATGTCGACATGCTGGAATCAAAG GTGCTGTGGCGTGCGTGACCTTACTGGACCGTCTGGAGGAGGACTACATCTCTGTTGATATCCCCAAACTCAAACAATGGCAGACCCGCGCTCAGGTGTTAATCCTCCGGTTCATCAAGAAAAAGTTAGGCATGGAATGCAGCTAA
- the LOC138321064 gene encoding tripartite motif-containing protein 2-like: MMHILRETISSYTQDRKLAMENQKLVRRIGKRGRGRCQFNNPCGICVTKSGDIVIADTDNHRIQIFTSEGIFKSNFGTRGCKVDQINFPMCVAMTTDGHVALTDSVNACVKIFSLQGQLVQIIGDNEIFDIPYGLDISKDGDLAVTDICKHCVTVFRKDGSVIHGFGEYGSDHYEFDYPYFVCFDKEKHIIISDSGNSCIKIFSFEGRGLRTFKQNDFKLMNESFVTLQGMCMDGDGNILVICNSTVYLLARNGRFWEVLTAKDGLTNPRCLAFAAPGRLVLTNYDSEKKHELCIYKYHYDDYKSVNSVQFYAINV; the protein is encoded by the exons ATGATGCATATCCTCCGGGAAACCATTTCATCCTATACGCAGGACCGGAAGTTAGCCATGGAGAACCAGAAACTGGTTCGCCGGATTGGCAAGCGAGGTCGAGGTCGCTGTCAATTCAACAACCCTTGTGGCATATGCGTAACAAAATCag GCGACATCGTTATAGCTGATACAGACAATCATCGGATACAGATTTTCACAAGCGAAGGAAtctttaaatcaaattttggGACCCGGGGATGCAAGGTGGACCAGATCAATTTTCCTATGTGTGTCGCCATGACAACAGACGGACATGTGGCCTTAACAGACAGTGTAAACGCATGCGTGAAGATATTTTCTCTCCAGGGTCAGCTAGTGCAGATAATTGGGGAcaacgagattttcgatatcccTTATGGCCTTGACATTTCTAAAGATGGCGACCTGGCGGTGACGGACATCTGTAAACATTGTGTGACGGTGTTCCGGAAGGACGGTTCCGTGATTCATGGATTCGGAGAGTATGGAAGTGATCATTATGAGTTTGATTATCCTTACTTCGTGTGCTTCGACAAGGaaaaacatattattatatcGGATTCCGGTAACAGCTGCATCAAAATATTCTCATTCGAAGGACGAGGGTTAAGAACTTTCAAACAAAATGATTTCAAACTCATGAATGAAAGCTTTGTGACCTTACAAGGGATGTGTATGGACGGGGATGGGAATATCCTTGTGATATGTAACTCAACTGTGTATTTGCTAGCACGGAACGGTCGCTTCTGGGAGGTTCTTACAGCCAAGGATGGACTGACAAATCCAAGGTGCCTGGCGTTTGCAGCACCGGGGCGGTTAGTCCTGACAAACTATGACTCAGAAAAAAAACACGAGCTTTGTATCTATAAATACCATTATGATGACTACAAGTCTGTCAACTCAGTGCAGTTCTATGCAATTAATGTGTAA